A window from Deltaproteobacteria bacterium encodes these proteins:
- a CDS encoding V-type ATP synthase subunit A yields the protein MISGPVVQVRPAHRFSMNEMVEVSDERLVGEVIDLDGNIATVQVYEDTTGLRPGADVFAKGLPLYVELGPGLIGEIFDGVQRPLEVLRGKWGDFIRRGKTGTALPRDRIWQFTPSLRPGVTVSPGEILGEVPESRLIIHRIMVPPWVQGTLEHIVPKGDYTLDDVIAVIRSPSDKIHELKLFHRWPVRKIRPYQERLVPFEPLITGQRVIDTFFPLARGGTAGIPGGFGTGKTVTQHQLSKWADADIIVYIGCGERGNEMTGVLVDLPKLLDPRTQHPLIERTILIANTSDMPVAAREASIYTGVTIAEYYRDMGYDVALMADSTSRWAEALREISGRLEEMPAEEGFPAYLASRLAAFYERAGQVVSLADKKGSVTLIGAVSPPGGDFSEPVTMHTKRFVQCFWALDKELASARYFPAINYLQSYSAYVSMVEPWWAEKVGSTWKSLREKTINILQEDSRLQNIVKLLGEEALPDDQKRIIEGARLIKNDFLQQSAFDPVDTYAGPEKQFLLLDVILYFIERLADVVKARVPLFRATELPVVIEIHRLKFTRQGDDPGPFISIKERIDNEINALLHRQDMG from the coding sequence ATGATCAGCGGCCCTGTAGTGCAGGTCCGTCCTGCTCACAGGTTTTCAATGAACGAGATGGTGGAGGTCAGTGACGAACGGCTGGTAGGTGAAGTCATTGATCTTGATGGAAATATTGCTACTGTCCAGGTCTATGAAGACACAACCGGCCTGCGGCCCGGGGCAGATGTATTTGCCAAGGGCCTACCCCTATATGTGGAACTCGGACCAGGACTTATAGGTGAGATTTTTGACGGGGTCCAGCGTCCCCTTGAGGTACTTCGAGGGAAATGGGGGGACTTTATACGCAGGGGAAAGACCGGAACCGCCCTTCCAAGGGACAGGATATGGCAATTTACCCCGTCTCTGAGGCCTGGTGTCACGGTCTCACCAGGCGAAATCCTGGGTGAAGTGCCGGAATCACGGCTCATTATACATCGAATTATGGTGCCCCCCTGGGTCCAGGGGACCCTGGAACATATCGTACCCAAGGGAGACTATACCCTTGATGATGTCATCGCAGTAATCCGGTCCCCCTCTGATAAGATTCATGAACTCAAGCTGTTCCACAGGTGGCCGGTAAGAAAAATCCGCCCGTACCAGGAGCGGCTGGTACCTTTTGAGCCACTCATAACCGGGCAGAGGGTAATAGATACCTTCTTTCCCCTGGCAAGGGGTGGCACTGCAGGCATACCAGGAGGCTTTGGGACCGGGAAGACCGTCACCCAGCACCAACTCTCCAAATGGGCGGATGCAGACATCATAGTCTATATCGGCTGCGGAGAGCGGGGAAATGAGATGACAGGGGTCCTTGTGGACCTGCCTAAACTGCTGGACCCGCGGACCCAGCATCCCCTCATAGAACGGACCATTCTCATTGCCAACACTTCGGATATGCCTGTAGCCGCCAGGGAAGCCAGCATCTACACCGGAGTCACCATAGCAGAATATTATCGTGATATGGGCTATGACGTTGCCCTCATGGCAGACTCCACCTCAAGGTGGGCCGAAGCCCTGAGAGAGATATCCGGCCGGCTGGAGGAGATGCCTGCCGAGGAAGGCTTTCCTGCCTATCTGGCAAGCAGGCTTGCCGCGTTCTATGAACGTGCGGGACAGGTGGTGTCTTTAGCGGACAAAAAAGGCTCAGTGACCCTCATAGGTGCGGTTTCACCTCCGGGTGGAGATTTCTCTGAACCTGTAACCATGCACACCAAGCGCTTTGTCCAGTGCTTCTGGGCCCTTGATAAAGAACTTGCAAGCGCCAGGTATTTTCCTGCCATAAACTACCTTCAGAGCTATTCCGCCTATGTCTCAATGGTAGAGCCGTGGTGGGCTGAGAAGGTGGGCAGCACCTGGAAGTCCCTCAGGGAAAAGACGATCAACATCCTCCAGGAGGACTCAAGGCTGCAAAATATCGTGAAATTACTGGGAGAAGAGGCCCTGCCCGATGATCAGAAAAGGATTATCGAGGGAGCAAGGCTCATAAAGAACGACTTCCTGCAACAGAGTGCCTTTGATCCGGTGGATACCTATGCCGGCCCGGAAAAGCAGTTCCTCCTGCTCGATGTCATATTATACTTCATTGAACGCCTGGCCGATGTGGTAAAAGCCAGGGTGCCTCTGTTCAGGGCAACGGAGCTTCCGGTAGTAATTGAGATCCACAGGCTGAAGTTTACCCGGCAGGGTGATGACCCGGGCCCATTCATATCCATCAAGGAACGAATAGACAATGAGATCAACGCCCTTCTCCACAGGCAGGATATGGGCTGA